The following proteins are co-located in the bacterium genome:
- a CDS encoding DUF1232 domain-containing protein — MELHILYACSHDPKTPWYAKALLLLVIAYTVSPIDFIPDFIPILGLLDDIILLPLGIALVRLLIPKQLYLTHASQITAFYETNRGLRKLGVLFVLTLWIISGCIAFVLLYLYTVS; from the coding sequence TTGGAATTGCATATTCTATACGCCTGCTCCCACGACCCGAAAACACCGTGGTACGCAAAAGCCTTGCTGTTACTGGTTATCGCCTATACCGTTAGTCCGATCGATTTTATCCCTGATTTCATTCCAATCCTCGGTCTATTGGATGATATCATTTTACTACCGCTCGGAATTGCTCTCGTCCGGTTGTTGATTCCCAAGCAATTGTACCTCACTCATGCGAGCCAGATCACAGCTTTTTACGAAACAAATCGCGGTTTGCGAAAGCTTGGTGTGCTATTCGTGTTAACTCTTTGGATTATCAGCGGGTGTATTGCATTCGTTCTTTTGTACCTTTATACTGTAAGTTGA